One window of the Candidatus Jettenia sp. genome contains the following:
- the dnaG gene encoding DNA primase — MIPQEKITEIQHASDIVQIISEYIHLKQSGRNFIGLCPFHTEKTPSFTVNPEKKFFKCFGCGEGGTVFHFVMKQEGIDFIESVKLVALKAHIDITHLIPTKASFSSTEKTFLLNITNFATRFYNKILLDKESGSTARAYLQQRHINNQSIKTFCLGYAPNSWDALIKTCKERNIPNKLLEKVGLVIQKKEGNGYYDRFRNRLIFPILDIKKQVIGFGGRTLDDTTPKYLNSPETILFNKSNVLYGIDIAKNAILKQHRVILMEGYTDVIMAHQYGIEWSVAVLGTAISKQHLRHLRQYCNQVILLLDSDIAGWKSSDRSLDIFIEEEFDVKIAQLPKDYDPCDFLVAEGVEKFLTYINNAKDFFSYKVKMAASKWDISTIHGKANAINDVLATAMKMPDIIKRNLLIKRIAEEMSIDEATLRIQQKKFNKVTASVRNKQVAEQRLDASSRAERELLYLMLSCNDLIPRVVEEIGLEEFSNKDFSKIAQKVVALYYQNNVVHDQDILYALDDEKLNKICMDIVTTKEFQDITNHKERLEAYVVFFKKQNSKKDIHQTKKKMLEIVKAGSNEKDIVMLLEEFHKKSRNIHTLKK; from the coding sequence ATGATTCCACAAGAAAAGATTACAGAAATTCAGCATGCCTCAGATATTGTTCAAATCATATCAGAGTATATACACTTAAAACAAAGCGGAAGAAATTTTATTGGTTTGTGTCCCTTTCACACAGAAAAAACACCTTCTTTTACAGTAAATCCGGAGAAAAAATTCTTTAAGTGCTTTGGATGTGGCGAAGGTGGAACGGTATTTCACTTTGTCATGAAACAAGAGGGTATAGACTTTATCGAATCTGTAAAATTGGTAGCCTTAAAAGCACATATTGATATTACCCACTTAATTCCCACAAAGGCATCCTTTTCTTCTACGGAAAAAACATTCCTGCTTAACATAACTAATTTTGCCACAAGGTTTTATAATAAAATATTACTTGATAAAGAATCTGGAAGCACTGCAAGAGCTTATTTGCAACAACGACATATAAATAACCAATCTATCAAGACTTTCTGTCTTGGCTATGCCCCTAACAGTTGGGATGCATTAATAAAAACATGTAAAGAACGTAATATCCCAAATAAATTGTTAGAAAAGGTCGGTCTGGTCATACAAAAAAAAGAAGGAAATGGGTATTATGACCGATTTCGCAATAGATTAATATTTCCTATATTAGATATAAAAAAACAAGTTATCGGCTTTGGGGGAAGGACATTAGATGATACAACTCCCAAATATCTCAATTCGCCAGAAACTATTCTTTTCAATAAAAGTAATGTACTTTATGGCATCGATATTGCTAAAAATGCTATTTTAAAACAGCATCGAGTAATACTTATGGAAGGATACACAGATGTAATCATGGCACATCAATATGGCATTGAGTGGTCTGTTGCAGTATTGGGAACAGCTATATCAAAACAACATCTCAGACATTTAAGGCAATATTGCAATCAGGTAATCCTCCTCTTAGATTCAGATATCGCAGGTTGGAAATCTTCCGATAGAAGTTTAGATATTTTCATAGAAGAAGAATTTGATGTGAAAATTGCTCAGTTGCCCAAAGATTACGACCCTTGTGATTTCCTTGTGGCAGAAGGTGTCGAAAAATTTCTGACATATATTAATAATGCGAAGGATTTTTTTAGCTACAAGGTTAAGATGGCTGCATCTAAGTGGGATATATCAACCATTCATGGAAAGGCAAATGCCATCAATGATGTCCTTGCCACAGCAATGAAAATGCCCGATATTATCAAACGCAATTTACTCATTAAAAGAATTGCAGAGGAAATGTCTATAGATGAGGCTACTTTGCGAATTCAACAGAAAAAATTTAATAAAGTTACTGCTTCCGTAAGGAATAAGCAAGTTGCTGAACAAAGATTAGACGCTTCTTCAAGGGCAGAACGAGAACTTTTGTATCTCATGCTATCGTGTAATGATCTTATCCCCAGAGTAGTAGAAGAAATAGGCCTGGAAGAATTTAGTAATAAAGACTTTTCAAAAATTGCTCAGAAGGTAGTTGCGCTATACTATCAAAACAATGTGGTACATGATCAAGATATACTCTATGCACTTGATGATGAAAAATTGAATAAGATATGTATGGATATTGTAACAACAAAAGAATTTCAGGATATTACAAATCATAAAGAGAGGTTAGAGGCATATGTAGTTTTTTTTAAGAAACAAAACAGCAAGAAAGATATTCACCAAACAAAGAAGAAAATGTTAGAAATCGTTAAGGCAGGCAGTAACGAGAAAGATATTGTCATGTTGTTAGAAGAATTTCACAAAAAAAGCAGAAATATCCATACCTTAAAAAAATAA
- a CDS encoding C4-type zinc ribbon domain-containing protein, translating into MNKRIMVLQNLQSIDTKLKRLEGDKLYRSYDVQKKQNQIQQKREKLLKTGEEVKASQKDINIKELDLRSIEADINKLRIQMNQVKTNKEYSAIKTEIGGKEADKSVLEDEILRMMEKYEEMQGRYKSSEKEIQHEELELKDLQKRVENDLQLIEDEITKLEKKRSEYTALADSEALQHYSRLVGHKDAVAIVNVVNKVCQGCFMSITSQTLNQLLSDKDLTFCHSCGRILYLDNNNEE; encoded by the coding sequence ATGAACAAGAGGATAATGGTACTTCAGAACTTGCAATCAATAGATACAAAGTTAAAAAGATTGGAAGGCGATAAACTCTACAGAAGCTACGATGTCCAGAAAAAACAAAATCAAATTCAACAAAAGAGGGAAAAGTTATTAAAAACCGGCGAAGAGGTAAAGGCATCTCAAAAAGATATTAATATTAAAGAGCTTGACTTAAGAAGTATAGAAGCAGATATCAATAAATTACGAATTCAGATGAATCAGGTCAAAACAAATAAAGAATATAGTGCAATAAAGACTGAGATTGGAGGGAAAGAAGCTGACAAATCGGTTTTAGAAGATGAAATCTTACGTATGATGGAAAAGTATGAAGAAATGCAGGGAAGATACAAGTCTTCGGAAAAAGAAATTCAGCATGAGGAATTAGAATTAAAGGATCTTCAAAAACGAGTAGAAAACGATTTACAGTTAATAGAAGATGAAATCACCAAACTCGAGAAAAAACGGAGTGAATACACAGCATTAGCAGATAGTGAAGCTTTACAACATTATAGTAGACTGGTAGGTCACAAAGATGCTGTAGCTATTGTGAACGTTGTCAATAAAGTTTGTCAAGGTTGCTTTATGTCTATAACATCACAGACACTTAATCAACTTTTATCTGATAAAGATCTCACCTTTTGCCATAGTTGCGGTCGGATTTTATATCTGGATAACAACAACGAAGAATGA